One genomic window of Quercus lobata isolate SW786 chromosome 9, ValleyOak3.0 Primary Assembly, whole genome shotgun sequence includes the following:
- the LOC115961176 gene encoding uncharacterized protein LOC115961176: MSLAQLSTEDSDRESKRSKKGNSPVLGFSDEDKIGTIQPHDDALVVTLRIGGFDVKKVLVDLGSVVEVMYPDLYKGLNLKLKDLMAYDSPLVSFEGKTVTPKGQIRLPIQTGSEVVEMDFIVVDAYSPYTAIVAKPWLHALGAVSSTLHQKVKYPSEGIVEEIGGNQAMAR; encoded by the coding sequence ATGTCTCTGGCTCAGCTCTCCACTGAGGACAGTGATAGGGAGTCCAAAAGGTCTAAGAAGGGGAACTCACCTGTGCTgggattctcggacgaggataagatTGGAACCATCCAGcctcacgacgatgctttggtggttaCGCTTAGGATTGGAGGGTTCGACGTGAAAAAAGTATTGGTAGACCTGGGCAGTGTTGTGGAAGTGATGTACCCTGATctgtacaaggggctgaacctaaAGCTTAAGGACCTAATGGCATATGATTCCCCTCTGGTAAGTTTCGAAGGGAAGACTGTCACACCAAAAGGACAAATCAGACTGCCCATACAAACCGGATCAGAAGTGGTAGAGATGGattttatcgtggtcgatgCCTACTCACCATACACGGCCATAGTAGCCAAGCCTTGGCTCCACGCCCTGGGAGCAGTTTCTTCTACCCTTCACCAGAAGGTAAAATACCCATCAGAGGGCATAGTGGAGGAGATTGGGGGAAATCAAGCCATGGCTAGGTAA
- the LOC115961175 gene encoding uncharacterized protein LOC115961175, protein MHEGETLKAYSDRYWEMYNEMDENHDDVAINTFRSGLPTEHCLRKSLTGKPITNVHQLMDRIDKYKWVEEDQLQGKGKEKIIPHKGNDYRSERYNSNQPRRDFARQAGLTNMQAVNAVFREPVQQVLEKVKNEPFFKWPNKMAEDSSKRNQSLYCQYHQDHGHTTEDCKNLWNHLD, encoded by the coding sequence ATGCACGAAGGAGAAACTTTAAAGGCATATtcggataggtattgggagatgtacaACGAGATGGATGAAAACCACGACGACGTCGCCATCAATACGTTTAGAAGTGGTCTCCCCACTGAGCATTGTTTAAGGAAGTCCCTAACTGGTAAACCCATTACCAATGTTCATCAACTGATGGACAGGATTGACAAATACAAATGGGTGGAAGAGGACCAActacaagggaaaggaaaggagaagatcatccCTCACAAGGGGAATGATTACAGGTCGGAACGATACAACAGTAACCAGCCGAGAAGAGATTTTGCAAGACAAGCTGGACTAACCAACATGCAGGCGGTTAATGCCGTATTTAGAGAGCCGGTGCAACAGGTTTTGGAGAAAGTCAAGAACGAGCCTTTTTTTAAATGGCCGAATAAAATGGCTGAAGACTCCTCAAAGCGTAACCAGAGTTTGTATTGTCAATACCACCAAGACCATGGACATACCACCGAAGACTGCAAGAATCTATGGAACCACTTGGATTAG